One genomic region from Cellulosilyticum sp. I15G10I2 encodes:
- a CDS encoding DUF3794 and LysM peptidoglycan-binding domain-containing protein → MSVELIRKPITLDEMTRRESVQVIKERDIIVPDGKPDMKRILQLDGKVNIDQLDVSQDRILYRGKIDILVLYTTENNESNVYTMKGNIPLEDFVILEGVDKDQRIDFEYDIEHMSYNILNERKLNVKAIMQLDAAATRSKQTTVICGIDTEAPIQTREEEIEVITLGTEKEDRVIVREDLTVMQAKPSIAEILKSYVQIQEEQVKRTEAELMYNGILEVSTMYKAGGGEDTIEIINHRIPFEGRVDLPKDDGEVFWDCTLSVAPSYMQVAPDYDGEDRVIESEFIVTAKYYKFNKTVQPTICDLHCPGKKVSTSDKVLEYMNLHNRVHLSIPKKEAIMIENFIPENNEVFSVVIRPNVEEKLIADDKLTIKGVLEVKTIYIAKEVGSVIDTAVNIVPFAQEIEVKGIAKKASVVPRIMAKDVKIYSQGKKEVVVEYMLDSTAEIYTKGNLNVLEEISLEDMTKEELDQYPSMTVYQVKKGDSLWELAKRFNTSVKDIQEINGIDMPDALHTGQKIIILKKVKF, encoded by the coding sequence ATGTCAGTAGAACTGATAAGAAAGCCAATCACATTAGATGAAATGACAAGAAGAGAAAGTGTTCAAGTGATCAAAGAACGTGACATTATTGTACCAGATGGAAAACCTGACATGAAAAGAATACTTCAATTAGACGGCAAGGTCAATATAGATCAACTAGATGTAAGTCAAGATAGGATTTTGTATAGAGGTAAAATAGATATTTTAGTGCTTTATACAACAGAGAACAATGAAAGTAATGTCTATACTATGAAGGGGAATATTCCGCTCGAAGATTTTGTGATCTTAGAAGGTGTAGATAAAGATCAGCGTATAGACTTTGAATATGATATAGAACATATGAGCTATAACATATTAAATGAGAGAAAGCTAAATGTTAAAGCTATTATGCAGCTTGATGCTGCTGCAACAAGAAGTAAACAGACCACAGTTATCTGCGGCATAGATACAGAGGCCCCTATTCAAACAAGAGAAGAAGAAATTGAAGTGATTACTTTAGGTACTGAAAAAGAAGATAGAGTAATAGTCAGAGAAGACCTAACTGTTATGCAGGCAAAACCTAGTATCGCAGAAATTCTAAAAAGCTATGTTCAAATTCAGGAAGAGCAAGTTAAAAGAACAGAAGCAGAACTTATGTATAATGGGATTCTCGAAGTTAGTACAATGTATAAAGCTGGAGGCGGCGAGGATACAATAGAGATTATTAATCATAGAATTCCTTTTGAAGGAAGAGTAGACCTGCCAAAAGATGATGGGGAAGTTTTTTGGGACTGCACACTAAGTGTTGCGCCCTCTTATATGCAGGTTGCACCAGATTATGATGGCGAAGATAGAGTGATAGAGTCAGAATTTATTGTTACCGCAAAATACTATAAGTTTAATAAAACTGTTCAGCCAACTATATGTGACTTACATTGTCCGGGCAAAAAAGTATCCACGAGTGATAAAGTTTTAGAGTATATGAATCTTCATAATAGAGTGCATCTTTCTATTCCTAAAAAAGAAGCTATTATGATAGAGAATTTTATACCAGAAAACAATGAAGTCTTTAGTGTAGTAATAAGGCCAAATGTAGAAGAGAAGCTAATAGCAGATGACAAGCTGACAATTAAAGGGGTACTAGAAGTAAAAACTATCTACATAGCAAAAGAAGTAGGCAGTGTAATAGATACGGCAGTTAATATTGTACCTTTTGCTCAAGAAATAGAAGTTAAAGGTATCGCAAAGAAGGCGAGTGTAGTACCTAGAATTATGGCAAAAGATGTTAAAATATATTCTCAAGGTAAAAAAGAAGTCGTAGTAGAATATATGCTCGATAGTACAGCAGAAATATATACAAAAGGTAACCTAAACGTACTTGAAGAAATAAGTCTGGAGGATATGACGAAAGAAGAATTAGATCAATATCCAAGTATGACTGTTTATCAAGTTAAAAAGGGAGATAGCCTCTGGGAGCTTGCAAAAAGGTTTAACACATCTGTTAAAGATATACAAGAAATAAATGGAATAGATATGCCGGATGCACTTCATACAGGGCAAAAGATTATCATTCTTAAAAAAGTAAAGTTTTAA
- a CDS encoding amino acid ABC transporter ATP-binding protein, which produces MLKIEGLRKSFGNIQVLKGVDLELLKGEILVIVGPSGGGKTTLLRSINCLEKCDAGTIAIEGKYLVHNGVYANKAELKEIRKMIGMVFQGFNLFPHMSVLENIIEAPLKVLGMTKEQAIPKAREILNFLGLADKENSYPFELSGGQKQRVAIGRALALEPKLMCFDEPTSALDPALTDEVAKVIKSLSGKGMSMLIITHDMEFAKKVADRIISIDNGVIIDAHMYDK; this is translated from the coding sequence ATGCTAAAAATAGAAGGTTTACGCAAAAGCTTTGGCAATATACAGGTATTAAAAGGAGTAGACTTAGAGCTATTAAAAGGTGAAATCTTAGTTATAGTAGGACCATCTGGCGGGGGTAAGACTACACTTCTAAGAAGCATTAATTGTCTTGAAAAATGTGACGCTGGGACAATTGCTATAGAGGGCAAATACTTAGTGCATAACGGTGTTTATGCAAATAAAGCTGAACTTAAAGAAATTCGCAAAATGATTGGGATGGTTTTTCAAGGTTTTAACCTGTTTCCTCATATGTCTGTTTTAGAAAACATTATAGAGGCACCACTTAAAGTTTTGGGGATGACCAAAGAACAAGCTATCCCAAAAGCTCGGGAAATTTTAAACTTTTTAGGGCTTGCTGATAAGGAAAACAGCTATCCTTTTGAACTCTCTGGGGGGCAAAAGCAAAGGGTTGCCATAGGACGGGCGCTTGCACTTGAACCTAAGCTTATGTGTTTTGATGAGCCTACTTCTGCACTTGATCCTGCTTTAACGGATGAGGTGGCGAAGGTGATTAAGAGTTTAAGCGGTAAGGGCATGTCGATGCTTATTATTACCCATGATATGGAATTTGCGAAGAAAGTGGCGGATCGGATTATCTCGATTGATAATGGGGTTATTATTGATGCGCATATGTATGATAAGTAG
- a CDS encoding amino acid ABC transporter permease, translating to MMHFLEYVSMLMPQVLHGLLVTLQIFGLTLIVSIPLGVIVALGRLSKFKILNKLTGLYILIMRGTPLLLQIVFIYFGLPLIGIKFGRLPAALFAFSLNYAAYFAEIFRAGIHSIDGGQYEGAEVLGLSRKDTFFRIIFPQALKRVLPPVGNEVVTLVKDTALVYILGLDELLKVGKIASNRDATLLPLVIIAFVYLVLTYVLSKFMTHIETKYDYYK from the coding sequence ATGATGCATTTTTTAGAATACGTTAGTATGCTTATGCCTCAAGTTTTACATGGGTTACTCGTAACCTTACAGATCTTTGGACTTACTTTAATCGTTTCTATCCCACTCGGCGTTATTGTTGCACTGGGTCGGTTATCTAAGTTTAAAATTCTCAATAAACTTACTGGGCTCTATATACTAATAATGAGAGGCACTCCTCTTTTATTACAGATTGTATTTATTTACTTTGGACTTCCGCTGATTGGTATTAAGTTTGGCAGGCTTCCTGCTGCTCTTTTTGCTTTTTCACTTAATTATGCGGCGTATTTTGCCGAGATTTTTAGAGCGGGTATTCATTCTATTGACGGCGGTCAATACGAAGGGGCTGAAGTACTTGGTTTATCCCGTAAAGATACCTTTTTTAGAATTATATTTCCACAGGCTCTCAAACGTGTATTGCCGCCTGTTGGCAATGAGGTAGTAACATTAGTTAAAGATACGGCTCTTGTGTATATCTTAGGACTCGATGAACTCCTAAAAGTTGGTAAGATAGCCTCTAACAGAGATGCAACGCTGCTTCCTTTAGTCATCATCGCCTTTGTATACCTTGTATTAACTTATGTTCTGTCTAAGTTCATGACGCATATTGAAACGAAGTATGACTACTATAAGTAA
- a CDS encoding amino acid ABC transporter substrate-binding protein: MKNLIKKALLLSLSGVLALGFTGCGGQNTSNVNNKTETSGESTLDKNVWIVGLDDSFAPMGFRDEKGEIVGFDVDLAKAFGEKLGKEIKLQPIDWSMKETELSSGNIDFIWNGYTITDERKEKVSFSIPYLNNKQVIVTLADSAIKTKADLADKNVGAQNQSSAVTAMEKEADLYNSFKGGKAVTFEDNNQALMDLEAGRIDAVVADEILLRYYIALKGEEKFAVLEENFGDEEYGVGMRKDDQKMVDAFNAAYGELKADGTLAAISEKWFAEDITN, translated from the coding sequence ATGAAAAATTTAATTAAAAAAGCTTTGCTTTTATCATTATCCGGAGTTCTTGCTCTTGGATTTACTGGCTGCGGTGGCCAAAATACTAGTAATGTTAATAATAAAACTGAAACATCTGGTGAAAGTACTCTTGACAAGAATGTTTGGATTGTTGGACTTGATGATTCTTTTGCACCTATGGGTTTTAGAGACGAAAAAGGTGAAATTGTTGGTTTTGACGTAGACCTTGCAAAAGCTTTCGGCGAAAAACTTGGGAAAGAAATTAAGCTTCAACCGATAGACTGGTCTATGAAAGAAACTGAGTTAAGCTCTGGTAACATTGATTTTATATGGAATGGTTATACGATTACGGATGAAAGAAAAGAAAAAGTAAGCTTCTCTATTCCTTATTTAAATAACAAGCAAGTTATAGTTACTTTAGCTGACTCTGCTATCAAGACTAAGGCTGATTTAGCAGATAAAAACGTAGGGGCACAAAATCAATCTAGTGCTGTTACTGCTATGGAAAAAGAAGCAGATCTTTATAACTCTTTTAAAGGTGGTAAAGCCGTTACTTTTGAAGATAATAACCAAGCCTTAATGGATCTTGAAGCTGGCAGGATAGATGCTGTTGTAGCTGATGAAATCTTACTTAGATACTACATTGCCTTAAAAGGTGAAGAAAAGTTCGCAGTACTTGAAGAAAACTTTGGTGATGAAGAGTACGGCGTGGGTATGAGAAAAGATGATCAAAAGATGGTAGATGCATTTAATGCAGCCTACGGCGAGCTAAAAGCAGATGGTACACTTGCAGCAATCTCTGAAAAATGGTTTGCTGAAGATATTACTAATTAA
- a CDS encoding phospho-sugar mutase, producing the protein MSYKNKYKSWLEHEYFDVITKDELRNIESDEKEIEDRFYTELEFGTAGLRGVIGAGTNRMNIYVVRKATQGFANYLTKVRNSKEPKVAIAYDSRNMSYEFAKEAGAVFAANGIHVYIFESLRPVPELSFAVRELKCHGGVVITASHNPPEYNGYKVYGEDGAQVIAPYDQMIIEEVNKITDFNDVKHMSEEEAVEAGLLTWIGQEVDDKYIEQVKKQAINLEVIQRVADDFKIVYTPIHGTGNKPVRRILSEVGFKNVYVVDEQAEPNGNFPTVKSPNPEDTNAFALAIELAKKVGADIVMGTDPDADRVGVLIRDQKGEYVVLTGNMMGAMLADYIVSQKKLKGELAPNSVIIKTIVTTEMTRAIAKSYGAEVIEVLTGFKYIGEQIRLFEEKGDKTYVFGFEESYGCLAGTYARDKDAVVACMLSAEMAAYYKDKGMTLYEALISLYEKYGYYKEGILSITLKGIEGMGKIKDIMGNLRALNISTISSYTVLAKRDYETSKRLEQDLGEEDILLPKSDVLYYELDDNAWVCIRPSGTEPKIKFYFGVKGSSIEDADAKVETLENAVKQIIEPWL; encoded by the coding sequence ATGAGCTATAAGAATAAGTATAAAAGTTGGCTAGAACATGAGTATTTTGATGTAATAACAAAAGATGAATTAAGAAATATTGAAAGCGATGAAAAAGAAATAGAAGATAGATTTTATACAGAACTAGAATTTGGGACAGCAGGACTTCGCGGGGTAATCGGTGCGGGCACAAACCGTATGAATATCTATGTTGTAAGAAAGGCTACTCAAGGATTTGCTAATTATTTGACCAAAGTAAGAAATAGTAAAGAACCTAAAGTAGCTATTGCGTATGATTCAAGGAATATGTCTTATGAATTTGCAAAAGAAGCTGGCGCAGTATTTGCGGCCAATGGTATTCATGTTTATATCTTTGAATCCCTAAGGCCAGTACCAGAGCTGTCTTTTGCAGTCAGGGAGCTAAAGTGTCATGGCGGCGTTGTTATCACAGCCAGTCATAATCCACCAGAGTACAATGGCTATAAGGTTTATGGAGAAGATGGCGCACAGGTTATTGCACCCTATGACCAGATGATTATAGAAGAAGTGAATAAGATCACCGATTTTAATGATGTTAAGCATATGTCAGAAGAAGAAGCTGTAGAGGCTGGATTACTTACGTGGATAGGACAAGAAGTTGATGATAAGTATATAGAGCAGGTAAAAAAACAGGCGATTAACTTAGAGGTTATTCAAAGGGTAGCAGATGATTTTAAAATCGTTTACACGCCTATTCATGGAACAGGTAATAAGCCTGTCAGACGTATATTAAGTGAAGTAGGTTTTAAAAATGTCTATGTAGTTGATGAACAAGCTGAGCCCAATGGAAACTTTCCGACAGTAAAAAGCCCAAATCCAGAGGATACGAATGCCTTTGCGCTGGCGATAGAACTTGCCAAAAAAGTAGGTGCAGACATTGTCATGGGAACAGACCCCGATGCAGACCGGGTAGGTGTGCTTATAAGGGATCAAAAAGGTGAGTATGTTGTGCTTACCGGTAATATGATGGGAGCAATGCTTGCCGATTATATCGTATCTCAAAAGAAGTTAAAGGGAGAACTGGCACCTAATAGTGTTATTATTAAAACGATCGTTACAACAGAAATGACACGGGCTATTGCAAAAAGCTACGGGGCAGAAGTTATAGAAGTGCTTACTGGCTTTAAATATATTGGTGAACAAATCAGGCTTTTTGAAGAAAAAGGCGATAAGACTTATGTTTTTGGTTTTGAAGAAAGCTATGGGTGTTTAGCTGGAACTTATGCAAGAGATAAAGATGCAGTAGTCGCTTGTATGCTGTCAGCAGAAATGGCAGCTTATTATAAAGATAAAGGCATGACCCTTTATGAGGCGCTTATCTCACTCTATGAAAAATATGGTTATTATAAAGAAGGAATCCTATCTATCACATTAAAAGGTATAGAAGGCATGGGTAAGATAAAAGATATTATGGGGAACTTGAGAGCGCTTAATATAAGCACGATAAGTTCTTATACAGTGCTTGCTAAAAGAGATTATGAGACAAGTAAGAGATTAGAACAAGATTTAGGCGAAGAAGACATTTTACTTCCAAAATCCGATGTTCTATATTATGAGCTTGATGATAATGCTTGGGTGTGCATAAGACCATCCGGAACAGAGCCTAAAATTAAATTTTATTTTGGGGTAAAGGGCAGCAGTATAGAAGATGCAGATGCCAAAGTAGAAACACTCGAAAACGCTGTAAAACAAATTATAGAACCCTGGTTATAA
- the yabG gene encoding sporulation peptidase YabG gives MFNIGDYVVRLSYGKDILFRITYISPSQIARLKGISYRVIADAPIKDLELADGMRFTNQETNIMNTIQQNVERIMREREENKKGKLPRFQKTGTVLHIDGDAFYLNLCLKYYKILDIPAIGEHVMESEQPKKVRYLLEKYSPDILVLTGHDSLNKHYKSLYDVNEYRNSNYFIESVKRARAINPSMDDLIIFAGACQSYFEGILAAGADYAASPGRVLIHALDPVFIVEKAAQCPFHKVLSIEDALENTITKFNGLGGYEIIGKCRRGGPVVEEQKGKNKQVKPSMKVEYIKDLDIDSMTEEELERELKKPIFTDTDKEFEEKIMYYMGNTIPLK, from the coding sequence ATGTTCAATATAGGGGATTATGTTGTTAGATTATCCTATGGGAAAGATATATTATTTCGTATAACATATATTTCACCCAGTCAAATAGCTCGGTTAAAAGGCATATCTTATAGAGTAATAGCAGATGCCCCAATCAAAGATCTTGAGCTTGCAGATGGGATGCGATTTACAAATCAAGAGACAAATATCATGAATACTATTCAGCAAAATGTAGAAAGAATCATGAGAGAAAGAGAAGAAAATAAGAAAGGAAAATTACCTAGATTTCAAAAAACAGGGACAGTTCTCCATATAGATGGAGACGCTTTTTATTTAAACCTATGTCTTAAATACTATAAAATCTTAGATATACCCGCTATTGGTGAACATGTTATGGAATCAGAGCAACCTAAAAAAGTACGTTATTTACTGGAGAAGTATTCTCCAGATATATTAGTACTTACAGGCCATGATTCACTTAATAAGCATTATAAAAGTTTATATGATGTTAATGAATATAGAAATTCTAATTATTTTATAGAGTCTGTGAAAAGAGCTCGGGCAATAAATCCAAGTATGGATGACTTAATTATATTTGCTGGAGCGTGTCAATCATATTTTGAAGGGATACTTGCAGCAGGTGCTGATTATGCAGCATCGCCAGGAAGAGTACTTATTCATGCACTAGACCCGGTGTTTATTGTAGAAAAGGCAGCTCAATGTCCATTTCATAAGGTGCTTTCCATAGAAGATGCCCTAGAAAATACGATTACCAAATTTAATGGATTAGGAGGTTATGAGATTATAGGTAAATGTAGAAGAGGAGGTCCTGTGGTAGAAGAACAAAAAGGAAAAAACAAGCAAGTAAAGCCAAGTATGAAGGTGGAGTATATTAAGGATCTCGATATTGATAGTATGACAGAAGAAGAACTAGAAAGGGAACTCAAAAAACCTATTTTCACAGATACAGATAAAGAGTTTGAGGAAAAAATAATGTACTATATGGGAAATACAATACCACTTAAATAA
- the ispE gene encoding 4-(cytidine 5'-diphospho)-2-C-methyl-D-erythritol kinase, which yields MNSIILKARGKINLTLDVVGKRDNGYHDLRMIMQTINLYDTLYIRKTKVSGIRLQANYSWLPTNEKNIAYRAAQVFLEEANINTGVAIELTKRIPVAAGLAGGSTDAAATLIGLNKLFNTRYNREKLMEMGLRLGADVPFCILRGTVLAEGIGEVLTPLSPMPYTHVVLVKPPISVSTAVVYKNLDINNIHLHPNTEAAIKAIQDKNLHSIATNMVNVLEGVTIPMYPIIQDFKEDLIRHGAIGAMMSGSGSTVFGLFESKEKAYAAAGYFKLQRNVRDVYTTTTYSKMQKGVHVNDRRYL from the coding sequence ATGAACTCAATTATATTAAAAGCAAGGGGCAAAATTAATCTAACATTAGATGTAGTTGGGAAAAGGGACAATGGCTATCATGACCTACGTATGATTATGCAAACAATAAATTTATATGATACTTTATATATAAGAAAAACTAAGGTATCAGGTATTAGACTGCAAGCAAATTATTCATGGCTTCCAACCAATGAAAAAAACATAGCCTATCGTGCTGCACAAGTTTTTTTGGAAGAAGCAAACATTAATACAGGCGTTGCTATAGAACTTACAAAAAGAATTCCTGTAGCCGCAGGTCTTGCGGGTGGGAGTACAGATGCTGCTGCTACACTTATAGGATTAAATAAGCTATTTAATACAAGGTACAATAGAGAAAAGCTTATGGAAATGGGGCTTAGGTTGGGTGCTGATGTACCTTTTTGCATATTAAGAGGAACAGTGCTGGCAGAAGGGATAGGAGAAGTACTAACACCACTTTCACCCATGCCTTATACGCATGTTGTGCTAGTTAAACCGCCTATTAGTGTATCGACCGCTGTTGTCTATAAAAACCTAGACATAAATAATATTCATTTGCATCCAAATACAGAGGCAGCGATAAAAGCAATACAAGATAAAAATCTGCACAGTATAGCAACAAATATGGTTAACGTATTAGAAGGGGTTACAATTCCTATGTATCCAATTATACAAGATTTTAAAGAAGATCTTATAAGACATGGGGCAATAGGGGCTATGATGAGTGGTAGCGGCTCAACAGTTTTTGGGTTATTTGAAAGTAAAGAAAAAGCATATGCTGCAGCAGGCTATTTTAAACTGCAGCGCAATGTACGCGATGTGTATACAACTACTACTTATTCTAAAATGCAAAAAGGGGTGCATGTTAATGATAGAAGATACTTATAG
- a CDS encoding CotS family spore coat protein gives MRPLNKEIISQYDISVRKYQYIRSAYYLETNKGKFLLRKVDLPKDQIIFDYEVDTHLKHSNFKSINAIYTTKKRVPYAVFGEQCYIMQGYIEGEETDFKNFEDLKNTIYVLAEFHRAAKNVSSKVKDIDKISIKNIYDYYTKRNIQNTKLKKSITALKQKSKFEILFLDHCDAYTCLEQMALGGINRELADRLVRRVKDEQTIAHKDYTYHTVNKTSMGQYMINNLDTCSYDIQIIDLAYILGRIMQKNDWNIEILYELIKAYDSRNTLLKEEFEVLKAMMIYPEKYNSICTKYLGSKRRWNYNMFEQKWQNMIVYMEHQIEAAKIINSW, from the coding sequence GTGAGACCATTAAATAAAGAGATTATATCTCAATATGATATAAGTGTAAGAAAATACCAATATATACGAAGTGCCTATTATTTAGAAACGAATAAAGGTAAATTCTTATTAAGAAAAGTAGATCTGCCTAAAGATCAAATCATATTTGATTATGAGGTAGATACACATCTAAAACATAGTAATTTTAAAAGTATAAATGCCATATATACTACGAAAAAACGAGTCCCCTATGCTGTTTTTGGAGAACAGTGTTATATCATGCAAGGTTACATAGAAGGTGAAGAAACTGATTTTAAGAACTTTGAAGATCTCAAAAATACTATTTATGTCTTGGCAGAATTTCATAGGGCTGCAAAAAATGTTTCAAGTAAGGTAAAAGACATAGATAAGATAAGCATTAAAAATATTTATGATTATTATACGAAAAGAAATATTCAAAATACTAAATTAAAAAAAAGTATTACTGCCCTTAAGCAAAAATCAAAATTCGAAATTTTGTTTTTAGATCATTGTGATGCCTATACATGCCTTGAACAAATGGCATTAGGAGGCATCAATAGAGAATTAGCAGATAGGCTTGTAAGGCGAGTAAAAGATGAGCAGACGATAGCTCATAAAGACTATACGTATCATACAGTCAATAAAACAAGTATGGGGCAGTACATGATTAATAATCTAGATACATGTAGTTATGATATTCAAATTATTGATTTAGCCTATATTCTGGGAAGAATTATGCAAAAAAATGATTGGAATATAGAAATATTGTACGAACTTATTAAGGCCTATGATAGTAGAAACACACTATTAAAAGAAGAATTTGAAGTTTTAAAGGCCATGATGATTTATCCAGAGAAATATAATAGCATATGCACCAAATACCTAGGCTCAAAAAGAAGATGGAATTATAATATGTTTGAGCAAAAATGGCAGAACATGATTGTGTATATGGAGCATCAAATAGAAGCAGCTAAAATTATAAATTCATGGTAA
- a CDS encoding DUF4340 domain-containing protein, with protein MKRKGWLVPILFFFISLTGLIFYQKRQDSRSFAAPTSLPPILWSESSVNINKIQFSESGHQIEVLRIADDWELSQPLAARADHSLIYSILLNFKQPSLTEVIDIDPVNLKNYGIDDFSGRITLYTKDNHTYELMRGTLADPSNYYVYSPMAHTIYTMPKSAFNNINTDLAIWRDKHLLNFDKKDIDYITLTYKENTYTLLPTQADQTTLFESEGLDTEVLNNLIDFFEICKVKNFITDIASPNLLRAYGFDTPTLSAEITLKSGEVLTAVIGNVIKEENICYIVVNGSNSIVTIPYFDLSLLKIENIETEFPPNILSE; from the coding sequence ATGAAACGTAAAGGATGGTTAGTCCCTATCTTATTTTTTTTCATATCTTTAACAGGATTAATTTTTTATCAAAAGCGCCAAGATTCTCGTTCATTTGCTGCTCCGACCAGCCTGCCCCCTATATTATGGTCTGAGTCTTCAGTAAATATTAATAAGATCCAATTTAGTGAATCGGGCCATCAAATAGAAGTGCTAAGAATTGCAGATGATTGGGAGTTATCGCAGCCTCTTGCTGCAAGAGCAGATCATTCTTTAATCTATAGTATTCTTTTAAATTTTAAGCAACCATCTTTAACTGAGGTCATTGACATTGACCCCGTTAATTTAAAAAATTATGGTATAGATGACTTTTCGGGGCGTATTACACTTTATACCAAGGATAATCATACTTACGAGCTCATGCGTGGAACACTTGCTGATCCATCTAACTATTATGTCTATTCACCTATGGCACATACTATTTATACTATGCCAAAGTCGGCGTTTAATAACATAAATACTGACCTTGCCATATGGCGCGACAAGCACCTTTTAAACTTTGATAAGAAAGATATAGATTACATAACTCTAACTTATAAAGAGAACACTTATACGCTTCTTCCCACTCAAGCTGATCAAACAACTTTATTTGAGTCTGAAGGATTAGATACCGAGGTTTTAAATAATCTCATTGATTTTTTTGAGATTTGCAAAGTTAAAAATTTTATTACAGACATAGCTTCCCCTAATCTTCTTAGGGCATATGGATTTGATACACCTACTCTCTCGGCTGAAATCACATTAAAATCTGGAGAAGTACTAACTGCTGTTATAGGTAATGTTATAAAAGAAGAAAACATATGTTACATTGTAGTTAATGGGTCAAACAGTATTGTTACTATTCCCTATTTTGATTTATCGCTCTTAAAGATTGAAAATATTGAAACAGAATTTCCTCCAAATATACTCTCTGAATAA
- a CDS encoding PEGA domain-containing protein, protein MRRNNKTFVKSMIITSIIGFSVLMVMMFTGIKYYVDKSGTSSHLQASNIINAPQPKVEYSSTIIALVKRVSKEELVAFDIEKKQDITRSIASSTKISDGYGGIIPLSSIKTGDLVEVIFQPDKENILAINKTLRTWVKPELSGVIINPSKNEIIIGKKAYNFTDDIMMFKEDGRGIKAAFIGEYDILELQGVEDTVWSVQVLQSAASIELIDLPSLEGRLEIDRTRMIALKDIVGPISLTPGKHKLLVDIKGYEPITEEVELASGEHLEITLKDAKEAFTELNVVVMNQGVDYSVQVGDQTFKKGQPISVKQDKYTIIVSAQGYKTWERELELDRTAFDLNITLEKEEDEVVSPVGSESNTSNNSNNGNTNNNNSSSTNNTNTSNNTYTINISSDPSGAYVYIGGIYKGQTPFKTTLPVGDYAISLEKAGYQNYYTNIIIDNSDNQNSFLYVLTPD, encoded by the coding sequence GTGAGAAGAAACAATAAGACATTTGTTAAGAGTATGATTATTACCTCTATTATAGGTTTTAGTGTACTTATGGTAATGATGTTTACAGGTATTAAATATTATGTTGATAAAAGTGGTACGAGCTCTCATTTGCAAGCAAGTAATATCATAAATGCGCCACAACCAAAAGTAGAATATAGTTCTACGATTATTGCGTTAGTAAAAAGAGTCAGTAAAGAAGAACTTGTAGCTTTTGATATAGAAAAAAAACAAGACATCACTAGAAGTATAGCATCCTCAACAAAAATTAGTGATGGATATGGCGGGATAATTCCTTTAAGCTCAATAAAAACAGGCGATTTGGTAGAAGTTATTTTTCAGCCAGATAAAGAAAATATATTAGCTATTAATAAAACGTTACGCACCTGGGTTAAACCAGAATTAAGTGGTGTAATCATTAATCCTTCTAAAAATGAAATTATTATTGGTAAAAAGGCATATAACTTTACAGATGACATCATGATGTTTAAAGAGGATGGAAGAGGCATTAAGGCAGCTTTTATAGGTGAATATGATATTTTGGAGCTCCAAGGGGTAGAAGACACTGTGTGGAGTGTACAGGTGCTGCAAAGTGCAGCCAGCATTGAATTAATAGATCTTCCAAGTTTAGAAGGAAGACTTGAAATAGATAGGACAAGAATGATTGCTTTAAAAGACATTGTAGGACCTATCAGTCTTACACCAGGGAAACATAAACTCCTTGTCGATATTAAAGGATATGAGCCTATTACAGAAGAAGTGGAACTTGCTTCAGGAGAGCATCTTGAAATTACTTTAAAAGATGCAAAAGAAGCTTTTACAGAGCTAAATGTTGTTGTAATGAATCAAGGCGTGGATTATAGTGTACAAGTAGGCGACCAGACATTTAAAAAAGGACAACCCATTTCAGTAAAACAGGATAAGTATACTATTATAGTAAGCGCCCAAGGTTATAAAACTTGGGAGAGAGAGCTTGAGCTTGATAGAACTGCCTTTGATCTAAATATTACCCTCGAAAAAGAAGAAGATGAGGTTGTATCTCCTGTAGGGAGCGAAAGTAATACTTCTAATAATAGTAATAATGGCAATACAAACAATAATAATTCAAGTAGTACCAATAATACAAATACTTCTAATAACACATACACCATCAATATTTCTTCAGACCCCTCGGGCGCATACGTTTATATTGGCGGTATCTATAAGGGGCAAACGCCTTTTAAAACAACACTTCCAGTTGGGGATTATGCGATTTCACTCGAAAAGGCAGGCTATCAAAACTATTATACGAACATTATTATTGACAACAGTGATAATCAGAATAGCTTTTTATATGTATTAACACCAGATTAA